In Pangasianodon hypophthalmus isolate fPanHyp1 chromosome 5, fPanHyp1.pri, whole genome shotgun sequence, the DNA window tttaaatattgttGCCTaatcttttactttctttcaaaTAAGAATAGGTTGGTGTGATGCTAATGCTAGTATTTGCTATTGAAGCTGTAACTAATTTCATAACTTGTTCTGAAATGTTGAACTTTTAAGGGCAGGAGGTCTATCTGCTTATTCTGCCAGGCCTCTATCATGATCAATGATCAAATACTGCTGGATATTTATCAGCTTCCTCTGATGCTGCGTTGTTGCAGCAGAGAGTGAAGTGGATCACAACGTGctctctaaaaataaaaaggtaagCTCCTTTGCTATGTTGTTGCAGCAGGAACAGTAATGTGCAGCAGGCTTGGCAATATTAAAGACTCAAGAACTTTACTGTCATATGCACAAGGTTCCTTGTATAATGAGATTTTTAGTTTGCATGCTCTCAGAGGTGCAGaagtagaaaatagaaaaagaaattatagagaaaataaagtacatttaaaacaatgtataaaagaataaaagtacaaagtataaaagtataaaaaaagactaaataaataGCAAAGCTCAGAGGTATAGCTGCCTCACATAGAGAGACAGACCCTGATGTTCTCTCAGTAGATATTTCTCATTCTCTTGAGGGAACCTGAGTAATCAGCTCACCCCAACAGAGACTTCAGACAGACTGCCATCTTCCAGTGAGAAAGTGATGCAGGAGTGCagcccagcagcagcagcaaatgAACCGCAGTCTAGAGTCAGAGCTGCCTTAGCAAGACTGTGACCTGATACAAGAACATGCGTACTTCTTATGGCAGTATGGACAGTATCGAGAGAAAGCGATGTCAGCCATAGCAGTGATGTGTTTGAGAAGTTCACCCAAAGCATCCGTCATTTGTACATCTCTAGAAATTACATCATTTCTACAGTGCATAGTTGCAggcaaaacattttttcaaaGAAAGAGGCAACATCTGCTCATAAAATCACAGACACGTCTATCCACATGGGCATATAACGATCAGTGCGTTTGTCAAGAAAAAGCAGATAACGTTTCTCAGGGCTGGAGAACgagagagattaaaaagaaaatgagcaGTAAAGGATGAAATTACAGCAGCACCCCATGGAGAACTAATGCTGCCCGAATAGGGCTTTATAATCCGGATTTGTGCTGCTGAGAGTGGACAGCTTCAGGCAGCAGGAATAAAGAGGAGAATTAAAGTGTAAAGACTGCAATTACACACCTTAAGCGAGCTAAAGCTGTCAtgaaggctgaaaaaaaaaaacagagagaagagagagtggAGAAAGCGAGAAGAAGCACTCGTCTGACAGCTGTGAAGTTCTCTCAGGTTTGCCCTCCAGCTGTGAAGCAGGAAGAGACGCGATAATTATAATCTGTAATCAGCCGAGGTTAGAAAAGGAACACggatgtgaaaaaaatctgaacgaGCAATCAGCTTAATGAGACGTGTCTAATTTATCGCTGGAACAGAAAAGATCTTATCTCTGACGGCGActcaaataaaatgttcactCTAACGCAAAATTCCAGAAATTTCCAGAAAAGGCGAGACGCTACAAGTgaaagtttcatttaaaaaaaacaaaccaaaaaaaaaaagatatcaaaatTAAATCTTTGTTAGTGGATCGCTGCTATtatataagcatttttttttgcattttatcaaTGAtacaatttgcatatttaataacaaaaatcaCAGATTGTGATGTTGTTAGaattaatatatgtatttaaatatgtatttctcCTTCTAtgagtgtttgttgtttttctttacgttagctgttttaaatgtgctttataaataaaatgtacttatttacttacctATTAAACCATTTATTCCACCGTGACACTTTATGATCTATTCATTATAAACTCTAACATACTGTAAATCCAACAATAATCAGCATTTTGAGAAATTCCTCTAAAATAAGCTTCTAAATGGAGAATTTCATCACAAAGACACCAAAAGGCAGGATGATAACATGAACCTGGACACATAACGGTGATGACTAAAGAACTAAAGGTGTGCTGTGACTTTATCCTCGTGCTAATTGGACAGCAGGTGCTCGTGGTCATGTGACACGGTGTGTGCAGTGAGCACATGATGTGAAATGGCTTGTGGGTAACGTAGTCCGGCGCCACCGTGACACGTAGATGCATCTAGAATCTGAGATTGTGTTAGCGCTAAACGTTAATATCCAGCTTTAGCGTAGACGTGACGTAATCAATTAGCACTGAGAtgaaagttgattaattttagaAAGTTCCCAGCGTCATTACACATGTTGACTACATGctactttttttaaccattaacTCTTAACGTAAACTTGATTTTTGATTATTTACGTTAATTATAAGCTATTAAATAGTAAcaaaaaatgggaaaatgtataataataatcttcGAGGACTAAACTCACTGTAAAATGTCGTAATAATGCGTTAATGTTAATCGTGTACGCTGGACGTTCGGCCTTTAAGTGCTTTGCTGGGATATAAATAACtctttagttgttgtttttaaattaaagcgCAGATAAAATGTCAGCAGCGTGATCCTGCGAGGAGCGAATGGAAACTTCGGTGTAGATGAGTTAAGACTGTAATTAAGAGAAGCGCGTGATCAGACTCAGCAGTGCGCGGTGATAAATCATAAATTGGATAATAATTAGAGGCGGCGGCGGTTAGCCAAGGCTACGAGTCTCGCGCTGCTGGGCTCCGGATGAAAAGCGAATATTAACGGAGACGTGATGTAATCTGGGAGAAGGACGGCGCTCTGCTCATCTCTCAGACTGATGAGAGCGATCCTGATTGTCGGATGCGTCGATTCGTCACGTCGCACGCTTCGTTTGTTCTTCCCTGCGCGTTTATATCCTCGTTAGCGTGACGGATGATGATTTAGCGATGTTTGTAAGAGAGGAGAGGAATTAAACACGCTTCCTGTGCGTAATTAAACAGGAGCTACAGACTGGAACACTGAGCACAAACCTCATgactcatttattatttatttccagcTTCCTTTTTTATAAACCAGTGATACTGAGATATAACCGTTATTCACTAATGTTAGtgcacagtgtgttctgattggctgagagcacaTGATCACTCccaaggggcggggcttcagtGCTTAGCATCAAGTGTTGGTTTAACAACATTAGCCAGTTCTGACTAAATCcaccactctttctttctttctttctttctttctttctttccaaatctggttttctttctttctttctttctttctttcttaatttctttacaatatgtttttctttctttctttctttctttccaaatctggttttctttctttctttctttctttccaaatctggttttctttctttctttctttctttcttaatttctttacaatatgtttttctttctttctttctttctttctttctttccaaatctggttttctttctttctttctttctttctttctttcttaatttctttacaatctgtttttctttctttctttttctttctttctttctttacaatctgtttttctttctttccaaatctcattttctttctttctttctttctttctttctttctttctttccagtctgtttttctttctttatttctttttttctttctttctcatattgAGGTGGAAATGAGAGCCTTAGTTCTCCAACACGGATTCAGAAGAGTTTTCCAGACTTTTCCAGAGCTATAAGAGAAACCTGAgggaataaagaataaagaattttCAGTGTGAAGTAAAacatttacaacaacaacaaagaaaagtcAGTTATTAGCAGGAGAATCATGAAATCTGGACAGAATTCAAACTCTGGCAGTTTAAagctctgactgtgtgtgtttgtgtgtgtgtgtgtgtgtgtgtgtgtgtgtgtgtgtgtacgtgtgtgtgtgtgtatgtgtgtgtgtgtgtgtgtgtgtgtgtgcgtgtgtgtatgtgtgtgtgtgtgtgcgtgtgtgtgtgtgtatgtgtatgtgtgtgtgtgtgtgtgtgtgtgtcctgcgtTGGTTTTTGTGGCTTATGAGGACTTTTGACCTGATTACGTACCGACACTACGGGGACATTTGGAATTATGAGGACAGGGACAGTGTCCCCATAATTCCtctaatatatctatatatatctaagtAAGAGAAGCTAAAATTCAAAGTTTCGGTCGAAGTCCACTTACACCACATACCCCTGAAACTGACTTTACACAGTGTTAACTCGGAATTTAATATAGCGCCCCCTTTAGTCTGGTCTTGGTATTGCACcaacttacacactcacacaaaattTGAGCCTTCTGATTGGCTACCGCTGACTCGCCTAATtcgcgctctgattggctgcggcCGATGTCATTCATGTCACGTGTCTCGGTTTGTGGGCGGAGTTTCTCTATGTGCAGCGCGTCATCATGCGGAACTCATAATACgtcaatctttaaaaaacaggTATGAGAAttaactttatacactttattaaatgtactttatatgattatattgcaaaatgcacgtttactttagtttatacatattcagattaaaaaataaaagattatgcTCATGAGAATGGGGTACATGTTTAGTCTAATGAGTATATCTTAAAAATCCTGCTAGTTACCATAATAATCACAGAATTCTCTACTTTAAAAACTTgccaaatgtatttttaatgaatgagttTAAGTGTAGGTTATGGTTTATGtgaatttggtttaattaatataaacggGAAATATCGGTAAATTAGCATGGTAGCGTTGctaatgatatttaatgctaatgtgcGACATCGCTGATCTTTAAATCATCTCTTCCGGAACACAGCGCGGGTGTAtggtttgtagctcaaatgGTTTCGAGTGGCCTGCGTTAGCTGAACACAAGCAACAACCGGTAAACAACAAATAGCATGGAGACTGGAGAAGTGTTTATTtcggtgttattttattaatcccgGAGCGAACTCTATTAACTGTTAGTTAGCTGCAGTTGCTTAGTTTGGCTGCACCACTTCCTGTTAGCTCGCGCCGCTGTAGTGCGTGTCGGGGGCGCGCGTCGGGGGCGCGCgatttaacactaacattttatcATGCTGCAGCTGCGGGTTTTACTCTCTCTGACCCCTGACAGTCTCTACACGCCTCGTAAATAAGCTAgtttgcacctttaaataactatatatatttattatatatatttattatatatttttatatatagtatataaatgagagtggtgtggtttgtttatcagctgtgtgtgctggtgctgcGGTGACGTCACAGCAGAGTAACTGCACATCCCTCAGCATCACTGATGGAGCCCTCGGTAGGCTCACAGGAAATTTACAttgctttacatttatataacaataaccTATATACAGGCCAAAGTGTTTTAAGGCTTCAAACTTAAGTATAAACTAAATGAACTAAAGTACTAAGGATGAGTTGTGCGTGGACACACAGCGTCCGGTGTACAGACTGTGTGAGATgaagctgaggaggaggaggagagacaatCCCAAACAGGAGGCTGAATATTTCACATCTGCTGCCAAAGACAAGGAGGGATTTgatgtgaaatatataaattcatttataggtAAGTCTTAATATGTcattctttgttattttttttgtttaaaaaattattattcttatttaggAGCATCAGGACGTTAGAGAACACTGCAGATGTGCTGCTCGGCTTGAATAAACACTGGACTAACAGGTGTTGTGCTTTCTCATACAGGACGTGGAGTATTCagttgtgttcattttgataaGGGAGATTTTCTTTTGGAGTACAGAGGACAACTCATAAACAAAGCTGAATGTGAACGACGACAGAAGTTATATCACGATGCCATGAAAGTATTCATGTATGAATTCTGTTTCAATGGAAGACTCTTATGGTATGTATAACATTGCATTGTTCTTCatataatgttttctgtaagatcaTGCTAATGCATAAAGTTTTGAAAAGGTCTTCTGTGCAGCCACAAGATGTTATGTGTTGTCTTATATCATGCTTCAGTGTCGATGCTTCCAGAGAAGATGGTTCCCTTGGGAGACTTGTCAATGATGACCACATCAgcccaaacagcaaaatgaaaataatcactgtagaGGGAAAGCCTCATCTATGTTTATTTGCGACTAGGAGCATCGACCCTGGAGAAGAAATCACATACGACTATGGCAATTCTGAGTTGCCTTGGAGAAATAAGGTATTAAAGATTGAACTATTCAGTGTTATTGGGCCACGCTTAAACATGCCGGTGCAAACATAACTTACAAATCATTACATGCTACAATCATCTAATTATATTCCCAATATTTTACACTGTCCTAACAAATCTTCACAGATTGTAGCTGAAGAACACCAACTGCCACCAGAGGAAAACAGCACTATGGCATTGAGTGAGGCCAGGAGGGTGAAAGACAATCAGTCTCTGTCACAGCACCAGGTATCCTGTAGTCAGTGAAAGAATTGGAAGTTGGCTAACATGGTCTGCTGAAACCAAGCAGTGCTCCAGTTTTAATACATGCCTTTCATCTTGCTCTTTAACCTGTTCTGTAGGCTGTTTCTGAGGCAGACCCCTTTACCCCTGTGACCGAAGATACCCAGGCAGCCATCAACCAAACAGAACAGgtcatttacagaaatatataatgaattaaaacctGTTGATTTTACATATACAATTCTATACTCAATTTACAAGCTTGAATAATAAGTATTGaaaatttggttttattaataataaatgttttatgatgtctgtttttagaaTATAGCTGGAGCCGTCACTGAGGTTACGTCAGAGCTGACGTCTGTGATGGACAAGTTGGAGACTGATGTTCCgggtggagagacagaaaaggtaaactatagaaatcatgttttgattaaTGATCCCCCTATCCGCTTGTGTGTGGCACAGCACTGGTTTATCAGTACACTGGGTATTAATGGGACCTTGTAGACATGTGATAGTAAATGcacatcagcagctgtgtgtaaagcatCTGACACAAACCTGGTCTCGAGggacttcactttgtgaagCTATATAATGAACACCATATACTTTATCTTAAATTGGCATTTAATAGATGTACAGTTACTGACTAGAGTTCATTCCTTTTactatgtgcagtgtgttatattCTCATCCCTCAGTAGTAGGGGACCATTATAGGAGCAGCACTGAGTATATATGTGGTCTACCGTgagtacagcagtgacacacacgttACAGTGTGTGGGGTGCAGTTATGAGTTAATCAgctacagcactgtttttacGGGCATCATTGTCACTGATGGATGTTCATTATATGGGTATAAATAGTATACCATCTATACAGTGCACTTccctactatactgtatatacagtgcacaTATGAACACttcccagagccctgacctaaaccctATAGAGCATTTGAGAGATGCAGTGATGGAAGACTGCTGATGCGCTACTGTGGATGAACTGAAAATTTGTTGATTGAAACTCGTTGGAAACTTCCAGcacaactgttacagaaaatcgcTGATTCCAAATTCTTCTTGgcaatactgtgtgtgtaacaattgtgaaatgagaaaaatgttttgtgatgtctgtttttagaaTATAGCTGGAGCCGTCACTGAGGTTACATCAAAGCTGACGTCTGTGATGGACAAGTTGGAGACTGATGTtccaggaggagagacagaaaaggtaaatTGTAGAAATCATCATCTGATTAATTATCTCCCTAATTGTTCTGTGCAGTTTGCGGAGTTTGAGGGAGTTTTTAATCACAGTACACTGTCTGTTTAAAGTCACTGGGACTGGTGCACTGTAATAgtgaagtgtgtctgtgagctgctcctCGCACTGGAAACATTTCTTGAGCACAGAGATAGAAGTGTCTGCAGTTGTAGGCACTATATTAAgaatgtagttagtgtgtgtatgtgatgtgtatGGCTGAGACCTGTTTTATGAGAACACTGTGTCTAATGAGAACCTTTAGGAACTATGCTATAAGGATCCTCTACCAGAGGaatattagtgtgtgtcagtgtgtttgactAGTACATGGTATATGAGGACAGTATTGATTTATATGATGACTCTGTGTTCATCAGCTTGTGTGTGGCACAGCACTGGTTTATCAGTACACTGGGTATTAAAGGGACCTTGTAGACATGTGATAGTAAATGcacatcagcagctgtgtgtaaagcgTCTGACAGAAACCTGGTCTCGAGggacttcactttgtgaagCTATATCATGAACACCATATACATTATTAGGTATTTATCTGCCTCTTCAGAGTCACTGGGAGTGGtgcactgtaaatgtgtattgATCTGACTTGGGTGCTGGTTTATCATCATAGAAAtctcttgttatttttgtttttagaatacAGCTGGAACCATTACTGAGGTTACAACAGTGCCGACGACTATAAAGGACAAGATGGAGCCTGAGGTTCCAAGaaaggagacagaaaaggtaaTTTTGAGATCATCTTCTGATTAATTATGTCCAAAAGGATAGCCATTGCCTGCTAATGTCACTAAACTGGTTAGAAAGACACTATAGCTGCCCTGCCTGTCTGATGTTTGGAATGAGAATGGAGTTTTTTTGAtgtcttcaattttttttggatACACTTCCTGTATATCAAATAGTCATAAAGTCGAGTGCGAGAGTAAAGTGTGCCTGATACATGCATGCAGAGAGCTGTTGGAGGTCAgacatgtcagaaaatgtaactggacatagtatagtgtgagtgtcaAGGAACTGATGCATAGCACATTTGTTGTAGACTATTGTTGCCTATTTAATGGTGTAGTTTGCATGGAAAACACCATTAGTTAAAGCTAATGCATGTTTGAACcaaaataggtttaaaaattgtattgccCTTTTGGATCTTGAATGTGACACTAACTTTTGTACCCACCACCCACTCggtgtaacattttaattcatgaaaatggtgtttggtgtttgccAGAAAATACTCCTAGCCTGGTTAATCTGTAACCTTAACATTTTGTTGTCTAATATTTCAGATTACCATTGTGAAGGAGCAATCTGGGCCTGAGGAAAAAGATACAATAGCACCaagtgagaaaacagaaaaagtaagtTTGCTGGATAGACATTATTTCTGGCTTATGATATTTCTATGGaatacatcatcaataatttccttcattatttgtataatttatttcatgttgcataatttcaaatatctactgtatgtgtaatgaCCAAAGCCATTCATACACTATGTCGAATATCACATTAGTGAGCAACATGTTCTGCTATCAAAACCTatatttatcagttattttgatcatttttgatttgttttaaaaacatacattttgctttttttgtcacCATTGCCTCATACTTAAACACATCcagaattaaaatgaagacGTGTGAAAGAGAATGCTGATGCAGTATCTAGAATATCCAGATACTTGTTAGTATTTTGTCACCTCAGCTTTTGTTATATAAAGTCAAGAGTAAAACCTCTAACAGGCATgctctttttgtctgtatttgtatgtgaGTTGTGAAAATGCCCAAAGTGCACATCATCTAACatcaaataaatggattttgctTTCCATGTTATTCCTCCACTAGAGTTACTTTTAGACAAATATTTTTGGTTGTGATGTCAAATGAGTTTTATTAATTCTATTCACAGAATTGTAAACATGAAATGGTCTTCACAACTGTTTCGAGCATGAACAAATGTGCAGCATGTGTTGGACCTGTAGCATCACTCAAATGGATTGGTCTGAGATGCAAAGGTCAGTAATGTACTTTACAGTATTTAAGATGGCAGTTAATTTATAACTGGTATGGTTTGTCCAATTGGCCCATTGTTTCCAGACAGTGGTCCTGGTCTCATAAATTCATAAGgtttgaaaattattaataaaattctaaGCTTCATCTTTTTATATTGAGTTAAGGCAACAGTtgtggtgtttttagttttatgtgTATTGAAGTCTTAcattcttacttatttacttctctctcttttgcagtcTGCAATTGTTTTTGGCACAAGTCCTGCTTTGTAAAACTTATTAAGAATGAGTCACTATCATGGGTGAGtgcatttataattcattatataaattttagtcATTTGCAAGTGCAATTTCTAGTGATCGTTTGTTTTCTGGTACTAGAGAGTAAGTTCTGGTGAGGATGAATCACTAGATGAAGAATATGTGCCACAGTCAGAGTCAGACAGTGAATCTGAGAGTTCAGTAGAGTTACAAGGAGAATGCCCCTTGAATATGGAGAAACGAAAGGCTATTTATTCCCAGATTGCCAAGTTGAATCCTGAAGGTGCAAGCAAGGGCAAAGTGTGTGTTAAGGCCAGAGAAGAAGTTGGTTTACTTTATGAGGAGCAGTTGACTGATGTAGACTACGACAATGAAGCGAGCTATACACAAACCTCAGATAATCTTTCAAGCAAAGTTCAGGGTAAGCAAGTGTCTGAGACCTACAGAACATCAAAAGTTGCAGTTTTAGGCAGTGCATCAGACAGTTTAATGCTGCCAACAACAGTCACTGGAACATCTGCAAGCCAGCAACTGTTGGAAGTAAGAGAGGGAGCTGGTGGAAGTGATTTACATGGAGATGTTGAGGAATCATTAATGGCAGAGGGCAAAGCTAAAGTGGATGAAGCTGAGGAGTGTCTTCAGTCATCTGTAATTTCTTgtactgaaaataagaaaaactacTGATGGATTAGAAATTACAAAAGTCATTGCGTACTACAGAGGCAACGTCATCTTCTTTCATTGCACTTAAAAGCTTCCAAACCCCAGGAGATATCTGGTGTGGGAATGTAGACTCTGCCATGGCTGCCAAACCCAAAACCCTGACCCTACCGTGGTGTTCATTTAGTTCTCCTGGCTAAACTGATGGAAGTGAATCTGAGAATGGCACTGAAAGTGAGAATATGAATGTGTCTATGAGTGCACCAGTGCAGATTGGTAGGTTTTTCTAACATATTGATGTGTTACATGCCCAATTGTTTTGGTCATGATCAGTCCACACTGTTTGTGTGCTGAATAATGTGGTAATCTCTTCTTACAGGGATGCAGAAGGATCACCCACCAAAAGAAGCCAAAGCTGGATGTTCTGGTTGTATTTTCCAAGTTATATATGTGgttttgacttttattttagtcatataactcataattatcatttttgttttacctatttttaatttgaaacaaaaGTATATGTCATCATATCTCCCAGTCTTTATGGTTGTATGatgtgcatatttatatacttgtttgtttagtCTCAAACACAGATGCTTTGCCCATGTCCCATAGAGCACCTGCTGTTTTATGTGCAATAAGCTGGCTATAAGGTTCACAATTTTAAACATCACAATctaattgattcttttgataCGTGTTGTATACACCAATCAGACATAACAACCAGtgaaaggtgaagtgaataacattgattatttctctaCGATGGCATTTGTTGAGGGTTGGGATATATTGGTATAACAGTCAGTTCTCtgtgttgatgtgttagaagcaggaaaaatgggcaagggaTGCTACATAAAGGTTCCTCTGAAAGTAACGGAACAGCAAGCTCAATTagtctgtttttgctatacactgaagacgtttgggtttgaggtcaaaagatgaatagGAGATGATggtttagaatttcagctttcatctcctgatttttatatctgtgttacacagcttaaaacatggcaccttttggtATAGGCACAAAttctcttaaagtaaattaaacaacacttaatatttggttcatATCCCTTACTTGCAATAACTGTATCAAGCCAGCATACATACATCCCATATACATCGCTCAAAACAAGAGTAGCTGTTCATAGCTACTAATTCTTTAAACTATCAATTTAACAGGatacacctgggcaacaagaaacaccagtcacatgttccaacatacttcatcacttgaaaataaaatgtttaaaaaatctatatgtaaatatcaggaaaaaaagctgaaattctgagctATCGTTTTATATTCGTCATTTGATCTTAAACCCAGATGTCTAGGTAtaggaaaaacaatataattgaacttgcttttcagaggggactgtatttaacagagttaaaaattatgttaacagttaacagttaTGTTTTTTAAGTGCTCAGTTGTAGTATCTCTAACCTGAGTTGCTTAATGTTCTGTAATTGTTGTATAGAAGGACTTGTTCTGTTAAGTCACAGGTGACCCGGTAAATCACCATGCggtcatgtttgtgtttgtgttaagtcGAGTACCAATAAAACATGCCTGTCCTTCTAATACAGtgtaaagtctttttttgtgtattgttaaacTGATGTCCCGATAAAGCGGTGTGACCTTATAAGTACCAATTCTGTCGGAGGCGGGAGCTTCTCAGACGGTCCTTATATGCAACCATAATGTCAGGTCTTGTGTTTAAGAGTTTAATTTTGCGTAGAAGAAATCTGAAGTGAAATTTG includes these proteins:
- the LOC128318434 gene encoding inactive histone-lysine N-methyltransferase 2E-like isoform X1, yielding MSFMSRVSVCGRSFSMCSASSCGTHNTSIFKKQRPVYRLCEMKLRRRRRDNPKQEAEYFTSAAKDKEGFDVKYINSFIGRGVFSCVHFDKGDFLLEYRGQLINKAECERRQKLYHDAMKVFMYEFCFNGRLLCVDASREDGSLGRLVNDDHISPNSKMKIITVEGKPHLCLFATRSIDPGEEITYDYGNSELPWRNKIVAEEHQLPPEENSTMALSEARRVKDNQSLSQHQAVSEADPFTPVTEDTQAAINQTEQNIAGAVTEVTSELTSVMDKLETDVPGGETEKNIAGAVTEVTSKLTSVMDKLETDVPGGETEKNTAGTITEVTTVPTTIKDKMEPEVPRKETEKITIVKEQSGPEEKDTIAPSEKTEKNCKHEMVFTTVSSMNKCAACVGPVASLKWIGLRCKVCNCFWHKSCFVKLIKNESLSWLPNPRRYLVWECRLCHGCQTQNPDPTVVFI
- the LOC128318434 gene encoding inactive histone-lysine N-methyltransferase 2E-like isoform X2 — translated: MSFMSRVSVCGRSFSMCSASSCGTHNTSIFKKQRPVYRLCEMKLRRRRRDNPKQEAEYFTSAAKDKEGFDVKYINSFIGRGVFSCVHFDKGDFLLEYRGQLINKAECERRQKLYHDAMKVFMYEFCFNGRLLCVDASREDGSLGRLVNDDHISPNSKMKIITVEGKPHLCLFATRSIDPGEEITYDYGNSELPWRNKIVAEEHQLPPEENSTMALSEARRVKDNQSLSQHQAVSEADPFTPVTEDTQAAINQTEQNIAGAVTEVTSELTSVMDKLETDVPGGETEKNIAGAVTEVTSKLTSVMDKLETDVPGGETEKNTAGTITEVTTVPTTIKDKMEPEVPRKETEKITIVKEQSGPEEKDTIAPSEKTEKNCKHEMVFTTVSSMNKCAACVGPVASLKWIGLRCKVCNCFWHKSCFVKLIKNESLSWGCRRITHQKKPKLDVLVVFSKLYMWF
- the LOC128318434 gene encoding inactive histone-lysine N-methyltransferase 2E-like isoform X3, coding for MEPSRPVYRLCEMKLRRRRRDNPKQEAEYFTSAAKDKEGFDVKYINSFIGRGVFSCVHFDKGDFLLEYRGQLINKAECERRQKLYHDAMKVFMYEFCFNGRLLCVDASREDGSLGRLVNDDHISPNSKMKIITVEGKPHLCLFATRSIDPGEEITYDYGNSELPWRNKIVAEEHQLPPEENSTMALSEARRVKDNQSLSQHQAVSEADPFTPVTEDTQAAINQTEQNIAGAVTEVTSELTSVMDKLETDVPGGETEKNIAGAVTEVTSKLTSVMDKLETDVPGGETEKNTAGTITEVTTVPTTIKDKMEPEVPRKETEKITIVKEQSGPEEKDTIAPSEKTEKNCKHEMVFTTVSSMNKCAACVGPVASLKWIGLRCKVCNCFWHKSCFVKLIKNESLSWLPNPRRYLVWECRLCHGCQTQNPDPTVVFI